The Trypanosoma brucei brucei TREU927 chromosome 2, complete sequence genome has a window encoding:
- a CDS encoding retrotransposon hot spot (RHS) protein, putative (RHS4: pers. comm. Frederic Bringaud, CNRS/BordeauxII University. Belongs to the RHS family. (PMID:12455980)), producing the protein MNQQVPIEGRGDIEGRRRENEEAARNDAEPPAVQQRVENNNQPRWGLFSSVEAVLLNGRAHPENVTLNDFLRRNFGRRYNVNEENNVSMFVFVLEPEEYINDVNALNRIFATTEYQVYQVFATAYPLLFREGILNLQRWQQADEVVKAGLQVNIRGLRDGERLWIIVTNMLNDALNVALERAAQTAASAVELKGVYDSIYNAKWSYVMSGYDEEPLGMKVFDGKPQHIWTEAEVDITPDPANVDAEIEERPNGLEIFVLTSEKGWPYNGFSLCLRKKCRAICNHVYIRREIMRVWYIIQRGLQTWWLNDTAHRPPIHIVIGTPGIGKSYGVGSFLLHSLLHFNDGMLDVVAYFTDGNAFLIYNKKPGEEERVVQYEHVKAAVKAIDAVKYEKKGHVIVDISEKNETPPQNLPSPFWGVTILTSPDTAHYEHWAKNRGDRHIIINCDDVRDMKAFVAWKKLCVLSEEAPRDKTRQQLMEELESEWKIVEERIDMVGPLPRFVFSAPDYDARLECVRKEARQLDSENGKKYDKIIGKSSDWQNDVVTHKLVKIVRVSSGTVNVESYRCRSLSVNIWNMLICTLFGILIVEMTSKEIIMSDESVGANAFERLALLSLLFPRVFKVIANNLKYLRRGREIADRRSILNDMAPQQLRLIGQKALPAAQQRPIERCEHMVLYLPATGNEPVVDGFFFVEGRLRRNRDGTAPPTTPNIAVLLQVTKSERHPTTTDKVQKFRENIASYFSDWNTFSGNMAWEMIYINSVNGGTITRRQLCEGPPDRAGGEDGGPLGPQTFWESIDQFQVTLKETMQAELIQAYRRESGMRDAPALMGLAGRRRAREEVVEGRGDVAMDDVEGGEDA; encoded by the coding sequence atgaatcaACAGGTTCCTATTGAAGGAAGGGGTGACATTGAGGGAAGGAGAcgagaaaatgaggaggcTGCGCGTAACGATGCGGAACCTCCAGCAGTCCAGCAACGAGTGGAGAATAATAACCAACCACGATGGGGTCTTTTCAGCAGCGTTGAAGCAGTTTTGCTGAATGGTCGGGCTCATCCTGAAAATGTGACGTTGAATGATTTTTTGAGGCGTAATTTTGGCAGAAGATATAATgtgaatgaagaaaataatgtatCAATGTTTGTGTTCGTACTGGAACCTGAAGAGTATATTAATGACGTTAATGCGCTCAATCGAATATTCGCGACAACAGAGTATCAAGTGTACCAAGTTTTTGCTACTGCTTACCCCCTGTTGTTCAGAGAGGGAATATTGAATCTTCAGCGCTGGCAACAAGCAGATGAGGTAGTAAAGGCCGGGTTACAGGTGAATATTCGTGGACTGAGAGATGGAGAGCGGCTTTGGATTATTGTCACTAACATGTTGAATGATGCACTCAATGTAGCATTGGAACGAGCTGCTCAAACAGCTGCTAGTGCTGTCGAACTGAAAGGAGTGTATGATTCCATTTATAATGCAAAATGGAGTTATGTAATGTCGGGTTATGATGAAGAGCCACTTGGCATGAAAGTGTTTGATGGAAAACCACAGCACATATGGACCGAAGCGGAGGTGGATATAACTCCTGACCCTGCGAATGTTGATGCAGAGATTGAGGAGAGACCCAATGGTTTGGAGATTTTCGTTCTCACTTCGGAgaagggttggccatacaacGGGTTTTCACTGTGCTTAAGGAAGAAATGCAGAGCAATTTGCAACCACGTATacatccgtcgtgaaatcatgcgcgtgtggtatataatCCAACGAGGGCTGCAAACATGGTGGCTGAATGACACAGCCCACAGACCACCGatacatattgttattggtacacCTGGTATTGGAAAGTCGTATGgagttggatcatttttgcttcattcattgcttcacttcaatgatggaatgcttgatgttgttgcatatttcaCAGACGGGAACGCCTTCCTCATATATAACAAGAAACccggagaagaggaaagggttGTGCAGTATGAACACGTGAAAGCTGCTGTTAAGGCCATAGATGCAGTAAAGTACGAAAAGAAGGGGCACGTAATTGTTGATATCAGTGAAAAGAATGAAACTCCACCGCAGAAtcttccttcacctttttgGGGTGTAACTATCCTCACTTCTCCGGATACGGCACATTACGAGCACTGGGCAAAGAATAGGGGAGACCgccatattattataaactgtGATGATGTGCGCGACATGAAGGCATTTGTGGCATGGAAAAAGCTGTGTGTGCTTTCGGAGGAGGCGCCGCGCGACAAAACGAGGCAGCAGTTAATGGAGGAGCTTGAAAGCGAGTGGAAAATTGTGGAAGAGCGCATTGACATGGTTGGTCCATTgcctcgttttgttttctcagcCCCTGACTATGACGCACGACTGGAATGTGTGCGTAAAGAAGCTAGGCAGCTCGATAGcgaaaacggaaagaaatatGATAAGATTATTGGAAAATCTTCGGACTGGCAAAATGATGTGGTAACGCACAAATTGGTGAAGATAGTGCGGGTAAGCTCTGGGACTGTCAATGTCGAATCATATCGTTGCAGATCGCTTTCTGTCAACATTTGGAATATGTTGATTTGCACATTATTTGGCATTCTTATTGTGGAGATGACGTCAAAGGAGATTATAATGTCAGACGAGAGTGTCGGGGCCAACGCTTTTGAAAGGCTTGCGttgctttcgcttcttttccctcgaGTTTTTAAAGTTATCGCAAACAACTTGAAATACCTGCGACGAGGCAGAGAAATAGCTGACCGTCGAAGCATACTGAACGACATGGCTCCTCAGCAGTTGAGACTCATTGGGCAGAAGGCCTTACCTGCGGCCCAACAGCGACCAATTGAACGCTGTGAACACATGGTTCTCTACCTCCCTGCCACAGGCAATGAACCCGTGGtggatggcttttttttcgttgagggGCGGCTCAGGAGAAACCGTGACGGAACAGCGCCACCGACCACTCCAAATATAGCTGTGCTTTTACAAGTAACCAAGTCGGAGAGGCACCCCACCACTACGGATAAGGTGCAGAAGTTCCGAGAAAACATAGCAAGTTATTTTTCCGACTGGAACACGTTTTCGGGTAACATGGCTTGGGAAATGATATACATTAATTCGGTTAACGGTGGCACGATAACCCGCAGGCAACTTTGCGAAGGACCTCCCGATAGAGCTGGAGGTGAGGACGGAGGTCCTCTGGGACCGCAAACATTTTGGGAATCCATCGACCAATTCCAAGTGACACTCAAGGAAACGATGCAAGCGGAATTAATTCAGGCATATCGCCGAGAATCTGGCATGCGAGATGCACCAGCATTGATGGGACTGGCGGGAAGGCGGCGCGCTCGTGAAGAGGTTGTGGAGGGGCGAGGTGACGTAGCAATGGACGACGTGGAAGGAGGTGAAGACGcgtaa